In Bacilli bacterium, the genomic window TCAAAATGAAATTTGCCGTTATCGATCTGGAAACGACCGGAGCTCAGCCTGATGATGCAATCATCCAGGTTGGGCTCGTTATTATTGATAAGAACAAGATCGCAGGCACTTATACGAAAAAAGTAAATCCGGGCCGAACCATTCCCGAGTTTATCCAGCGCTTAACCGGCATTACGAACGAAGATGTGCAGGATGCGCCAACAATTGCCGAGGTGCTTACGGAATTGCTGCCCCTTTTGCAAGATGCCGTATTGGTCGCGCATAACGCTTCCTTTGATGTTGGATATTTGCAAAGAATGCTGCAGAAATGCGGCATGCCGCCCTTTTCCGGGCGAGTGCTGGATACGATTCCATTGGCGCGCATGCTGTATCCGGGAATGCCCAGCTTAAACTTGCACAGCCTGGCCAAATCGCTTGGGATTGCCCACGAAAAGTCGCATCAGGCGGACAGCGACGCCTTGGCGACGGCGCACGTATTGCTTGCTTGCCTCGAGAAATTGCGCCGCCTGCCGCTTTTGACATTGCAGCGCCTGGACGGCATATTCGCCGGCGCTCCGCCCGCGTTGGCGGATTTGGCGTGGTTGATCGGCGAAATGCGCGCGCAATGCGAAGCGTCTTTGCCGCTCTTCCTGGATAACGGCAGGGCGTTTCGGCAAATTCAACTTCATGTCGACGATTGGACGGACGAAGATTTTTCCCGCGACGAATCGCTTGTGGACGCCTGGGCAAACACCGGGTTCAACGATTTTCTCGCGGAAATCAAGGCGCGGCTTAAACGGAAATTCGACCGATTTGAAGAACGGTCCGCGCAAGATGAGATGATCAGGCTTGTCCACGATTCGTTGGAGCAAGGAAATCATCTGCTGGTTGAAGCGGGAACGGGAACGGGCAAATCGCTGGCGTATTTGCTGCCGGCGCTTTATTACAGCGCGATGTCCGGGAACAAAACCGTTGTCGGCACCCACACGATCCATTTGCAGGAGCAAATCCGCACGCGCGATGTTCCGCTGTTGCAGGAAGTGTTTCCGTTTCCCATCCGGGTTGCCTTGCTGAAAGGGCGCAACCATTATTTATGCTTGCGTAAATTTGAGGCGAAAATCAACACGCTTGATTTTGCCTATGATTATGATGATCGCATTACGGCCGGGCAATTGCTGGTGTGGCTTGGCGAGACGGAAACCGGAGATGATGAGGAGCTGCATTTTGGGCCGCACGGCGCGGAGTTTTGGCGAACTGTCGAAAGCGATGCGGAGTCTTGTTCGGCGAAAACGTGCCCGTGGTTCAAAAAATGTTTTTATCATCGGGCAAAAAACCGCGCCAATCAGGCCGATCTGATCGTTACCAACCATTCGCTCCTGCTTTCGGATATGAAAGCCGAAAACAGGCTTTTGCCCGCATACCGGCAGTTGATCATTGATGAGGCTCACCACTTTGAAGAAGAAGCAACCAGGCATCTCGGCATGGAAGTGCATTATTTTTCTTTGCTGAATGCTTTGCAGCGGTTTTACAAAGACAACCGTTCCGGTCTGCTGCCGGTTTTGGCGGCCAAATTGGCGCAATCCGGCGACGAAGGGATAACTGAGTGGACTGCCGCGCTGGAACGGCTTTTCCCGGAATTTGTGCGTTTAAAGGAAGAGTGGGATACGCTCACCCAGCTTATGTTTGATATGCTCGCCAAGATGAATGCGGCGGACCAAAGCGAACAGGGGCAGCACATCTTGCGCTTGCGTCCTGAGCAAATGCCCTCTCCATGGCCGGCCGCGCTCGAAGCGGAAGACAACATGTATATAGGCATCAGCTCCGTGCTGAACGATTTAAAGCGCATCGTGGATAAAGTCGAACCGCGCCAAGCGGAACTGGAAATAGAAGGGATACTCGGCGATATTTCGGCGGCTGCCGCCGAATTGTCTAGACAGCGGGACACGCTAAGATTTATTATGAGAATGGCGGAAGAACAATTTGTCTATTGGCTGGAAGCGTCCAGCGCTTACAAGCAAAAGTCTTTGCTGCTTACCGCCGCGCCGATGGACGTAAGCCCCGTCTTGCGCGAGCGTTTCTTCGCCGAGAAAGATGCGGTCGTGCTGACTTCGGCGACTTTGTCGGTTAACCAATCATTTGATTATTTGATAGAGGCGCTTGGCCTAAACGAGGCCCAAAAAGACGGACGGCTGGTTACATCCGTTTTGAAATCTCCGTTTGCTTACAGAGAACAGGCTTTGCTCCTGATCCCGCGCGATTTTGCCAGCGTTCGGGGAAATGCCTCGGCGTCGTTCATTGCGGAGCTGGCGCAGTCGCTTTCCAGCGTTGCCAAAGCAACCGGCGGACGGATGATGGTGCTGTTTACGTCCTATCGCATGCTGCGTCAGGTGTATGACCTGATGGTTCCCGAGTTGCTTTCGTCCGGCATGCAAGTTTTGGGACAGGGGATTGGCGGCATCAGCCGCAGTAAAATGATCGCGTATTTTCAAGAGAATCCGTCCAGTGTTTTGCTTGGCACGAGCAGCTTTTGGGAAGGCGTCGACATTCCCGGCGAAGCGCTGAGCTGCCTCGCGATCGTCCGCTTGCCGTTTCAGCCGCCGAACCATCCACTGGTTGAAGCAAAATGCGAGATTGCCAGAAGGAAAGAGCAAAACCCGTTTATGCGCGTCTCCGTCCCGCAAGCGGTCATTAAATTTAAACAGGGATTCGGCCGCTTGATCAGAACGGCGTCGGATAAAGGCATTGTGATTGTGTATGACACGCGGGTGATCGAAACGGCTTACGGTAAGTATTTTCTTTATTCGCTTCCCGGGCCCAAAATCGAACATCTTCCGACGCGATCGCTCGTTTCGCGCATTGCGGAGTGGCTAGCCGAAAGAGAAAAGGGGGATTCCACGTGAAAACTTTGAAAATTTCCGAAGCGGTGGTGCGGAGATTGCCGATTTATTTGCGGTTTCTAAAAGAATTGCAAATGAAAAATGTCATGACCGTGTCGTCGCACGAGCTTGGGCAAAAACTGGATTTGAATCCGGCGCAAATTCGCAAAGATTTGGCGTATTTCGGCGAATTCGGCAAAAAGGGGATCGGTTATGACGTCGGTTATTTGATCGAGAAGATCCGGCAAATTCTGAAGCTGGACCAGCCGATCAATGTGGCGTTGGTCGGCGCCGGCAATCTCGGCCACGCGCTCAGCAATTATAACGCGTATTTGAAAGACAACATGCGGATCTGCGCGATTTTTGACAATCACCCGCAAAAAGTCGGACAAAAAATCAACAATCTCCCGATTCATTCGACGAACGAACTGAAGCGGATTGTGCGGGAAAAGCAAATCCGCATCGGTATTATTACCGTCCCTGCGGCGGAAGCGCAGCGGGTGGCCGACCAGTTTGTCGACGCGGGCGTCGAAGCGATTCTGAATTTTGCTCCGATTATCATCAAAGTGCCGGAGGAAATCAGGGTCCATCACGCCGATTTTACGACGGAACTGCAAAGTTTGGCCTATTATTTGGAAAATTGAGCAAATCGCTTAAACTAGCTGACCGCAGCACTGTTTGAATTTCTTGCCGCTGCCGCATAAACAACGGTCGTTTCGCCCCGGAAGCGGCCGGCCGCTTTTTATGTGCTGGTTGAGCCAATTTTTGCGGATTTTGGTTGCCAAAAACTCGAGCTTCTCGGCGGAATGGCGATAAATCATTTTATAGCTGGTGCAGAACACATCCTCCATTTTATCGGCTAGCCATACGCGATTGCGCGGGCAGCCGCCATAGCATAATTTCAGATATTCGCAAGTTTGGCATTTTTCCGGAAGGTCGGGCTTTAAGCCCATAATTTCCTCGTATTTCGGATTCGTTAATATTTCCGCCAGCGTGTTTTCCTTGAAGTTTCCCACTTTCCAGTCGTTGCTCATGAAAAAGTCGCAGGGAAAAACGTCGCCGTTTTGCTCGATGATCAATGTTTTCGGGCACGTTTTCCGGTGCGTGCATGTCCAACATCTCGTACGGTATGCGGATCTCTTCCGGGCGCTTGTCGCTAGTGCCGTTGAAGTAACAGTTTTTGCAGCCCATGTTGCATTAATTGGATACCGTTTTCCACATGACGCTAAGACCGCTGTAAAGATTTCCCCCGCAAGCAAGACTCATGTCGTATTCCTCTCTTTAGCCCAAACCGTGGCGGTCAAATTTGCCCAATTATTAATAAAGTCCGAATAACTGCAGCAGCTTGTACACCAAAAATGAAATGATTGCCGTACCCGGCAGCGTAAACACCCAGGCGTAAACGATTTTGCCGGCTAAGCCCCAACGAACGGAATTGACCCTGTTGGCCAGACCGACGCCGATTACGGAGCCGGTGATCGTATGCGTCGAACTGACCGGAATACCGATGCGCGCAACGAAAGTCAGGATAAGCGACGTCGCCACTTCCGCGGAAAAACCGTTGATCGGTTCCAGCTTGCTTAGACGCATGCCCATGGTGGTGATGACTTTTTTGCCGCCGATTGCCGTGCCGAGCGCCATGGCCAAACCGCAGGCGAGAATAACCCAGAAAGGAATCGGTTCATCCATGCTGGCAACATAACCGCCGGCAACAAGACCCATCATGATGATGCCCATTGATTTTTGCGCGTCGGAAGTGCCGTGGCTGAAGGCGAGCCATGAGACCGATAGGAGCTGCAGCCTGCGGAACAGCTTTTTCACTTTGGAAGGGGAATAGTTGGCAAAAATGAAATTGAATATTTTCATTAACAGAAACGATAAAAAAGCGCCGATAACCGGTGAAAACAGCATCGCCAAAAGCACCTTGTAAACACCGGAGGCGATGATCAATTGGAAACCGCCGTGGGCGACGCCGGCGCCGATAATGCCGCCGATCAGCGCGTGGGAGGCGCTGATTGGCATGCCGATCAGCGTCATGCCCGTATTCCAGATGATCCCGCCGACCAGAATGGCGACCACGACCGCGAGGGTGATCCCTTCCGATTTGATGATTCCGCCGCCAATCATTTTCGCCACCGCGGTGAAGGCGAAAGCGCCGACCAAATTCAATACCGCGGCCAAAAGTACGGCATAAATCGGCTTTAAGCCTCTCGTTGCGATAATGGTGGCAATTGCATTTGCCGAGTCGTTCCAACCGTTGGTAAAGTCAAACAGCAAGGCGAGAATGACGATCAACACAATAAGTGCCATTCCGTCAAGCATACCGCAATACCACGCTCTCCAGAATGTTGGCCGCATCTTCACACGCGTCGGTCGTTTCTTCAAGCCGTTCGTAAAGTTCCTTCAGTTTGAAATCCTGATATGGGTCCGCCGGGTGCGTGAAAATCTGGCGAATCCCTTCGCGCATCAGCCTGTCGCCTTCGTCTTCCAAACTGTTGATTTGCACGGTATGCGCAAGGATTTGCATATACTTTTTCTTCGCCAACAATTCGAACGCCTGCACCAAATGATTGCAACTGTCGACGATGACTTGCGCGAAATGCCGCATACAGTCGTCGCTCCGAATGACGTTCAGATAATCGAAACGGGCAATGGACGCTTCGATACCGTCGGTTACGTCATCCATCTTGATTGCCAATTCCATGATATCTTCGCGGTCGAGCGGCGTAACAAACGTTTTATTCAAACCGCGAAAAATGTTATGGGTAATTTCATCGCCTGCCGTTTCCAGTTGTTTTATTTTGGGAAAGTGTTTGGCGGGCGGTTCGCTGCCTGACATCGCTTCCTGAAACAAATGCGCGGCTTTCAGCGCGTTTTCTGCGGAATGGATGAGCAGCTTTAGAAAATCCGTGTCGCCTTTTCTGCGAAAAACCATCACAAGGAAAACCCCCGATTTGACAAAATATTTGTTGAAATTGCCCATACCATTTAAAACCTATCATATCCCGTAACGCAACGCAATTGGCAAAACAAAATGACAGCGCTTTTATTTTTTGCGGCTTTCCGGATTGCTTTTCCGCATATGAACGTGTACATTTAAACTGTCAAAACATCCGCGCTGAGGTAAAACGCGCGTGAAAAGGACGAGCAAATGGGTAAAAAGTTAATCAAAAACAGTATTTTTGTTACGATGGATGACGCCCATCCGATTGTAAGCGGATGTTTGGCTTGGGATGATGACACGATCACTTACATCGGAGAGCGCCTGCCGGAAGGACAATTTGACGAAGTGATCGACGGAAGCCACAGGCTGTTTATGCCGGGGCTTGTCAACACGCACGGCCATGCCGCCATGTCGCTTCTTAGGGGATATGCCGACGATTTGGCGCTAAAGGTTTGGCTTGAAGAAAAGATGTGGCCGATCGAAAACAAGTTTACGGATGAAGATGTTCGGATAGGCGCCAAGTTGTCCATTTTGGAAATGCTAAAAAGCGGCACCACCTGTTTTGTCGATATGTACGACCACATGAATGAGGTCGCGTTGGCGGTCGAGCAATCCGGCATTCGCGCTTCGCTGGCGCGGGGAATGATCGGGTTTCCGCCGGAGGCGCAAACGGCCAAGCTAAAAGAAGCGACGCAATTCGCCAAGGACTGGAATGGCAAGGCGGACGGCCGCATTACGACGATGATGTCGCCGCATTCGCCGTACACATGCCCGCCGGATTTTATCAGGCGCATTGTGGAGACAGCGCAAACGCTCAATCTTCCCGTGCATACGCACATGTCCGAAACAAGCGAAGAAGTCGAGCGCAACGTGTGCGATTACGGCAAACGTCCCGTCGCGCATTTGCGCGATTTGGGCATGTTTGACGTCCCTTGCCTCGTCGCGCACGCCGTGCATTTGACCGACGAGGAAATCGGCATTTTGGCGGAGCATAAGGTGCACGTCTCGCATAACCCCGGCAGCAACCTGAAATTGGCGAGCGGGGTGGCCCGCGTGATGGATATGATGCGCGCCGGGATTTTGTTGTCGTTGGGCACCGACAGTGCGGCAAGCAACAACGATTTGGACATGTTCGGCGAAATCCAGCTTACCGCGCTCATTCATAAAGGCGTCTCCGGCGATCCTACCGCCGTCAAAGCTTATGATGCGCTGAAGATGGGCACGATCAACGGGGCCCGGTCGCTTTGGCTGGATCGGGTGGGCATGCTGCGAGCCGGAATGAAGGCGGATTTTATCGGCATCGATATCGACCAGCCGCATTTTTATCCGCGTACCGACTTCATTTCCCATCTTGTTTATTCCGCCAGCGGCCGGGATGTCGCCGATGTGTGCATCGACGGCAAATGGATTGTGCGCAATCGGGAAGTTTTGACGATGGACGAAGAAAAAATTATGCGCGAATTTGCCGCTTGTTTCGCTCGCCTGACGAAATAAAGCATTATCAGGATAAAGCATCAGCAAGCAACTATTG contains:
- the dinG gene encoding ATP-dependent DNA helicase DinG; amino-acid sequence: MKFAVIDLETTGAQPDDAIIQVGLVIIDKNKIAGTYTKKVNPGRTIPEFIQRLTGITNEDVQDAPTIAEVLTELLPLLQDAVLVAHNASFDVGYLQRMLQKCGMPPFSGRVLDTIPLARMLYPGMPSLNLHSLAKSLGIAHEKSHQADSDALATAHVLLACLEKLRRLPLLTLQRLDGIFAGAPPALADLAWLIGEMRAQCEASLPLFLDNGRAFRQIQLHVDDWTDEDFSRDESLVDAWANTGFNDFLAEIKARLKRKFDRFEERSAQDEMIRLVHDSLEQGNHLLVEAGTGTGKSLAYLLPALYYSAMSGNKTVVGTHTIHLQEQIRTRDVPLLQEVFPFPIRVALLKGRNHYLCLRKFEAKINTLDFAYDYDDRITAGQLLVWLGETETGDDEELHFGPHGAEFWRTVESDAESCSAKTCPWFKKCFYHRAKNRANQADLIVTNHSLLLSDMKAENRLLPAYRQLIIDEAHHFEEEATRHLGMEVHYFSLLNALQRFYKDNRSGLLPVLAAKLAQSGDEGITEWTAALERLFPEFVRLKEEWDTLTQLMFDMLAKMNAADQSEQGQHILRLRPEQMPSPWPAALEAEDNMYIGISSVLNDLKRIVDKVEPRQAELEIEGILGDISAAAAELSRQRDTLRFIMRMAEEQFVYWLEASSAYKQKSLLLTAAPMDVSPVLRERFFAEKDAVVLTSATLSVNQSFDYLIEALGLNEAQKDGRLVTSVLKSPFAYREQALLLIPRDFASVRGNASASFIAELAQSLSSVAKATGGRMMVLFTSYRMLRQVYDLMVPELLSSGMQVLGQGIGGISRSKMIAYFQENPSSVLLGTSSFWEGVDIPGEALSCLAIVRLPFQPPNHPLVEAKCEIARRKEQNPFMRVSVPQAVIKFKQGFGRLIRTASDKGIVIVYDTRVIETAYGKYFLYSLPGPKIEHLPTRSLVSRIAEWLAEREKGDST
- a CDS encoding redox-sensing transcriptional repressor Rex, which produces MKTLKISEAVVRRLPIYLRFLKELQMKNVMTVSSHELGQKLDLNPAQIRKDLAYFGEFGKKGIGYDVGYLIEKIRQILKLDQPINVALVGAGNLGHALSNYNAYLKDNMRICAIFDNHPQKVGQKINNLPIHSTNELKRIVREKQIRIGIITVPAAEAQRVADQFVDAGVEAILNFAPIIIKVPEEIRVHHADFTTELQSLAYYLEN
- a CDS encoding SPASM domain-containing protein; translation: MIIEQNGDVFPCDFFMSNDWKVGNFKENTLAEILTNPKYEEIMGLKPDLPEKCQTCEYLKLCYGGCPRNRVWLADKMEDVFCTSYKMIYRHSAEKLEFLATKIRKNWLNQHIKSGRPLPGRNDRCLCGSGKKFKQCCGQLV
- a CDS encoding inorganic phosphate transporter yields the protein MLDGMALIVLIVILALLFDFTNGWNDSANAIATIIATRGLKPIYAVLLAAVLNLVGAFAFTAVAKMIGGGIIKSEGITLAVVVAILVGGIIWNTGMTLIGMPISASHALIGGIIGAGVAHGGFQLIIASGVYKVLLAMLFSPVIGAFLSFLLMKIFNFIFANYSPSKVKKLFRRLQLLSVSWLAFSHGTSDAQKSMGIIMMGLVAGGYVASMDEPIPFWVILACGLAMALGTAIGGKKVITTMGMRLSKLEPINGFSAEVATSLILTFVARIGIPVSSTHTITGSVIGVGLANRVNSVRWGLAGKIVYAWVFTLPGTAIISFLVYKLLQLFGLY
- a CDS encoding DUF47 family protein, with product MVFRRKGDTDFLKLLIHSAENALKAAHLFQEAMSGSEPPAKHFPKIKQLETAGDEITHNIFRGLNKTFVTPLDREDIMELAIKMDDVTDGIEASIARFDYLNVIRSDDCMRHFAQVIVDSCNHLVQAFELLAKKKYMQILAHTVQINSLEDEGDRLMREGIRQIFTHPADPYQDFKLKELYERLEETTDACEDAANILESVVLRYA
- a CDS encoding amidohydrolase, whose translation is MGKKLIKNSIFVTMDDAHPIVSGCLAWDDDTITYIGERLPEGQFDEVIDGSHRLFMPGLVNTHGHAAMSLLRGYADDLALKVWLEEKMWPIENKFTDEDVRIGAKLSILEMLKSGTTCFVDMYDHMNEVALAVEQSGIRASLARGMIGFPPEAQTAKLKEATQFAKDWNGKADGRITTMMSPHSPYTCPPDFIRRIVETAQTLNLPVHTHMSETSEEVERNVCDYGKRPVAHLRDLGMFDVPCLVAHAVHLTDEEIGILAEHKVHVSHNPGSNLKLASGVARVMDMMRAGILLSLGTDSAASNNDLDMFGEIQLTALIHKGVSGDPTAVKAYDALKMGTINGARSLWLDRVGMLRAGMKADFIGIDIDQPHFYPRTDFISHLVYSASGRDVADVCIDGKWIVRNREVLTMDEEKIMREFAACFARLTK